One Pararhizobium sp. IMCC3301 DNA segment encodes these proteins:
- a CDS encoding LysM peptidoglycan-binding domain-containing M23 family metallopeptidase — MPAVAMGNSQQFGGARQAGVDQQNLPPIQTYQSSQDGAGMAQYRPMPDNNFDRSYQAPDQGMQSSAGQDASGWTTTGGTTITVTPGDTLSSISRRYGVPEQAILTANRLSSSRDVVAGRYLTIPAYAKGRSTAPSPSADYATLKPFPENSPQPARASVVTTPEAPVRTAGTIDGTHRVSSGDTLFSIAQRYNVNVGSLSAANNLGQSSNIQIGQKLVIPGRGGTQSAQVLAPPVRSAQIQPRETIQARPATPVQSAPKQARLRHSTSEPDAPKPVRVTPIEQVTPVAYTPPAAELREPSTQAGDGALAFRWPVRGRIISTFGDKTNGERNDGINLAVPDGTPVKAAEDGVVIYSGNELKSYGNLVLVRHSDGWVTAYAHNRSLTVRRGDQVRRGQEIAEAGATGSVSSPQLRFELRKGSTPVNPLDHLGGV, encoded by the coding sequence ATGCCCGCAGTAGCAATGGGCAATTCGCAGCAATTCGGAGGCGCGCGACAGGCCGGTGTAGATCAACAAAATCTGCCGCCAATCCAGACCTATCAGTCATCTCAGGATGGTGCGGGCATGGCGCAATATCGCCCGATGCCGGATAATAATTTTGACCGGTCCTATCAAGCGCCAGATCAAGGCATGCAGTCTTCAGCCGGACAGGATGCATCTGGCTGGACCACAACTGGCGGCACCACGATAACAGTCACGCCAGGTGACACTTTGTCTTCGATATCGCGGCGCTATGGCGTGCCGGAGCAGGCCATCCTGACTGCGAACAGGCTTTCCAGTTCGCGCGATGTGGTCGCCGGTCGTTATCTGACGATTCCCGCCTATGCGAAGGGACGCAGTACAGCGCCATCTCCCAGCGCGGACTATGCGACGTTGAAGCCATTTCCGGAAAATTCGCCTCAGCCAGCTCGTGCATCTGTTGTCACCACGCCGGAAGCGCCAGTCAGAACCGCGGGTACCATCGACGGTACCCACCGGGTTTCATCCGGCGACACGCTGTTCAGCATTGCCCAGCGTTACAACGTGAATGTCGGCAGCCTTTCGGCGGCCAATAATCTTGGCCAGTCAAGCAATATCCAGATCGGCCAGAAGCTGGTGATCCCCGGCAGGGGCGGCACTCAGAGCGCACAGGTTCTGGCGCCACCAGTCCGATCAGCACAGATCCAGCCGAGAGAAACAATTCAGGCGCGACCAGCAACACCGGTTCAATCCGCACCGAAACAGGCGCGGCTTAGACACTCTACCAGTGAACCTGACGCACCAAAACCTGTCAGGGTCACACCGATCGAGCAGGTCACACCGGTGGCCTACACCCCGCCAGCGGCTGAACTGCGGGAACCCTCAACCCAGGCCGGAGACGGCGCTCTGGCGTTTCGCTGGCCAGTTCGTGGCCGGATAATTTCGACGTTTGGCGACAAGACCAATGGCGAAAGGAATGACGGTATCAATCTAGCTGTGCCGGACGGAACGCCGGTCAAGGCGGCTGAAGACGGTGTTGTAATCTATTCTGGTAACGAGTTGAAAAGTTATGGCAATCTGGTTCTGGTCCGACATTCCGATGGCTGGGTCACTGCCTATGCGCATAACCGTTCACTGACCGTACGCCGCGGCGACCAGGTGCGCCGTGGTCAGGAAATTGCAGAGGCCGGCGCAACCGGCTCGGTCAGTTCCCCACAATTGCGCTTTGAGCTTCGCAAGGGATCGACGCCCGTCAATCCCCTTGACCATTTGGGCGGCGTTTGA
- a CDS encoding ATP-binding protein has product MTQNPPDLLQPTLIRIADALERMAPKMAEQVNFDAADAFVWSARSGTLKPVHKVNRVDLELLQGIEQVRDILLQNTMQFATGFPANNALLWGARGMGKSSVVKAIHAHVNDHVDCETHKLKFVEIHREDIESLPDLMALMAEQPFRFLLFCDDLSFDNDDTSYKALKAALDGGIEGRPENLLLYATSNRRHLMPRDMIENERSTAINPSEAVEEKVSLSDRFGLWLGFHKCSQDDYLKMVRGYLEHFTIEVSEAEWRPAALEWATTRGYRSGRTAWQFIQDLAGKKKVALKL; this is encoded by the coding sequence ATGACACAGAATCCGCCCGATCTCCTGCAACCGACACTTATTCGCATCGCAGATGCGCTTGAGCGGATGGCACCGAAAATGGCTGAACAGGTGAATTTTGATGCTGCTGATGCATTTGTGTGGAGTGCTCGCTCAGGTACCCTGAAACCGGTGCACAAGGTCAATCGGGTGGATCTCGAGCTGTTGCAGGGGATTGAGCAGGTACGCGATATTCTGCTGCAGAATACAATGCAGTTTGCCACAGGTTTTCCGGCAAATAACGCTTTGCTCTGGGGCGCGCGCGGCATGGGCAAAAGCTCTGTGGTCAAGGCCATCCATGCTCATGTCAATGATCATGTGGATTGTGAGACGCATAAGCTGAAATTTGTGGAAATTCACCGTGAGGATATCGAATCTCTACCGGATCTGATGGCATTGATGGCCGAACAGCCGTTTCGTTTTCTGCTGTTTTGCGACGATCTGTCATTTGATAATGACGACACATCCTACAAGGCGCTGAAAGCTGCGCTGGATGGAGGCATCGAAGGCCGACCGGAAAATTTGCTGCTGTATGCGACGTCTAACCGGCGGCATCTGATGCCGCGCGACATGATCGAGAATGAAAGATCAACGGCCATCAATCCCAGTGAAGCGGTCGAGGAAAAGGTTTCCCTGTCCGACCGATTCGGCCTTTGGCTGGGATTTCATAAATGCAGCCAGGACGATTACCTCAAGATGGTGCGCGGATATCTCGAGCATTTTACCATTGAAGTCAGCGAAGCGGAATGGCGGCCTGCCGCTCTGGAATGGGCAACCACTCGAGGCTACCGGTCGGGTCGAACGGCCTGGCAATTTATCCAGGACTTGGCGGGAAAAAAGAAAGTGGCGCTGAAGCTATAA
- the yajC gene encoding preprotein translocase subunit YajC, whose amino-acid sequence MFVTPAFAQAAGGGAGLATSLLPFVLIFVVMYFLIIRPQRQRVKKHEEMITAVRRGDTIVTSGGLIGKVTKVIDDGELQVELAEGVRVRIVRSMVSNVRAKGEPAKDDA is encoded by the coding sequence ATGTTTGTAACGCCCGCATTCGCGCAGGCCGCCGGTGGCGGTGCTGGTCTGGCAACCAGCTTACTTCCCTTCGTGCTGATTTTCGTCGTGATGTATTTTCTGATTATCCGGCCCCAGCGTCAGCGGGTAAAAAAGCATGAAGAAATGATCACAGCAGTCCGCCGCGGTGACACGATTGTCACAAGTGGTGGTCTGATTGGCAAGGTCACCAAAGTGATCGATGATGGAGAGTTGCAGGTCGAGCTAGCAGAGGGCGTGCGCGTGCGCATCGTTCGCAGCATGGTTTCCAATGTCCGCGCCAAGGGCGAGCCGGCAAAAGACGACGCCTGA
- the secD gene encoding protein translocase subunit SecD produces MLYFSPIKTIAIVLTVLVGVIAAVPNLMPKDVADQWPAWIPGGQLVLGLDLQGGAHLLLQVERADLIETRLEDLRNSLRTALRDQRIGYTGLTTDGETVQARLRDSTQSAAAREALQDIIQPIPGGILSGGIPITEVALEIDDGGLIRLTFTPEGIAQRVSSAVDQSIEVIRRRVDELGTTEPNIQRQGEDRILVQVPGLGDPQRLKDILKQTARLSFRLVSQEMSAEQALQGRPPSGAEVLFSSDDPPIPYVIERREIVSGEDLVDAQPGFDQRTNEPLVTFRFNNSGARDFGRASTENVGRPFAIILDDVVISAPVIREPILGGSGQISGNFTVQTANDLSILLRAGALPADLTIVEERTVGPGLGQDSIAAGEIAGIIAASAVLIFMVLSYGLFGGFANIALAINIIMIIGVLSMLQATLTLPGIAGIILTIGMAVDANVLIYERIREEARAGRNAIAAIDAGYKRALGTILDANITTLIAAIILFSLGSGPIRGFAITLAIGIVTTVFSAFTVNRLIVAFWVRRRRPTTVPI; encoded by the coding sequence ATGCTTTATTTCTCTCCGATCAAGACAATAGCCATTGTCCTGACCGTGCTCGTGGGCGTCATAGCCGCCGTTCCGAACCTGATGCCGAAGGATGTCGCCGACCAATGGCCAGCCTGGATTCCTGGCGGTCAACTGGTGCTGGGACTGGATCTGCAGGGTGGTGCACATCTGCTGCTGCAAGTCGAACGTGCGGATCTCATTGAGACCCGGTTGGAGGATCTGCGTAACAGCCTGCGTACAGCATTGCGTGACCAGCGCATCGGCTATACCGGACTGACCACTGATGGCGAAACCGTTCAGGCGAGGTTGCGCGATTCGACCCAGAGCGCGGCCGCTCGTGAGGCATTGCAGGATATCATTCAGCCAATTCCAGGAGGAATACTGTCGGGCGGCATTCCGATCACGGAAGTGGCGCTCGAGATTGACGATGGCGGACTGATCCGCCTGACATTCACGCCGGAAGGCATTGCCCAGCGCGTCAGTTCAGCGGTTGATCAATCGATTGAAGTGATCCGCCGCCGCGTCGATGAACTTGGAACCACCGAGCCGAACATTCAAAGACAGGGCGAAGACCGTATTCTGGTCCAGGTACCGGGTCTCGGCGATCCTCAGCGTTTGAAAGATATTCTCAAACAGACTGCGCGATTGAGTTTTCGCCTGGTGAGTCAGGAAATGTCGGCAGAGCAGGCTCTGCAGGGACGCCCGCCATCAGGTGCAGAAGTGCTTTTTTCATCTGACGACCCACCCATTCCCTATGTTATCGAACGGCGCGAAATAGTCAGCGGCGAAGATCTGGTTGATGCCCAGCCTGGATTTGACCAACGCACCAATGAACCCTTGGTAACATTCCGTTTCAACAATTCCGGTGCTCGTGACTTCGGCCGGGCATCCACGGAAAATGTCGGCAGACCGTTTGCAATTATTCTGGATGATGTGGTGATTTCCGCACCGGTCATCCGCGAGCCAATTCTGGGCGGCAGCGGCCAGATCAGTGGTAATTTTACTGTCCAGACCGCAAATGATCTGTCGATACTGTTGCGTGCAGGAGCGCTGCCGGCCGATCTGACCATCGTTGAAGAACGCACCGTCGGACCGGGCCTGGGCCAGGATTCGATTGCGGCCGGAGAAATCGCCGGGATTATCGCTGCTTCTGCAGTGCTGATATTCATGGTGCTCTCCTATGGTCTGTTTGGCGGATTTGCCAATATCGCACTGGCCATCAACATCATCATGATTATTGGTGTTCTGTCGATGTTGCAGGCGACGCTTACCCTGCCGGGTATCGCTGGTATCATCCTGACGATTGGTATGGCGGTCGACGCCAATGTCCTGATCTATGAGCGCATCCGCGAGGAGGCGCGCGCCGGCAGAAACGCAATCGCAGCCATTGATGCCGGTTACAAACGCGCACTTGGAACCATTCTTGATGCCAATATAACCACGCTGATTGCCGCAATTATCCTGTTTTCTCTGGGTTCAGGTCCAATTCGTGGCTTCGCCATCACGCTGGCAATCGGCATCGTCACAACAGTCTTTTCTGCATTTACCGTGAACCGCCTGATCGTGGCGTTTTGGGTCCGCCGCAGACGGCCCACAACAGTGCCGATTTAG
- the secF gene encoding protein translocase subunit SecF, which yields MRTLKLIPDDTKIAFMRHRRWSFPLSAALVVVSIVLFVVNGLNLGIDFRGGTLIEIKTIDGPANIGEIRSLLSTLDLGDVQVQEFGSPDDVLIRIQQQDGGEEAQQEVVETIRGVLSGNVDFRRVEVVGPTVSGELTQTGILAVIASLGAVLIYIWLRFEWQFAVGAIVATVHDVILTIGMLSLLQMEFSLASIAAVLTIVGYSLNDTVVVYDRVREKLRKYKRLPINQLLDMAINKTLSRTALTSITTLLALTALYVFGGEVIASFTFAMIWGVVIGTYSSIFIAAPLLIFLKLRDTDVAKGTEEVESSGAA from the coding sequence ATGCGGACCTTGAAACTTATTCCTGACGACACCAAAATTGCCTTTATGCGGCATAGAAGATGGTCGTTTCCACTATCTGCAGCGCTGGTGGTGGTGAGCATTGTTCTGTTTGTCGTCAATGGTCTCAATCTGGGTATTGATTTTCGCGGCGGAACGCTGATCGAAATCAAGACCATCGACGGTCCTGCCAATATCGGTGAAATTCGCAGCCTGCTGTCGACCCTGGATTTGGGCGATGTTCAGGTTCAGGAATTCGGATCGCCCGACGATGTGCTGATTCGTATTCAGCAGCAGGATGGCGGAGAAGAGGCGCAGCAGGAAGTCGTCGAGACAATTCGCGGCGTGTTGAGCGGAAATGTTGACTTCAGGCGTGTCGAAGTTGTGGGGCCAACAGTTTCCGGAGAGCTGACACAAACCGGGATTTTGGCGGTTATCGCTTCTCTGGGTGCTGTTCTGATCTACATCTGGCTTCGTTTTGAGTGGCAATTTGCAGTCGGAGCTATCGTTGCAACCGTCCACGACGTCATTCTGACCATCGGGATGCTGTCATTGCTGCAAATGGAATTCAGTCTGGCGAGCATTGCTGCCGTCCTGACCATAGTCGGCTATTCGCTGAATGATACGGTGGTGGTGTATGACCGTGTCCGCGAGAAACTGCGCAAATACAAGCGCTTGCCTATAAACCAGCTACTTGACATGGCGATCAACAAGACCCTGTCGAGAACAGCTCTGACATCGATCACAACCCTGCTTGCCTTGACCGCCCTTTATGTGTTCGGCGGTGAAGTGATCGCATCCTTCACCTTCGCGATGATCTGGGGCGTGGTGATCGGAACCTATTCTTCGATCTTCATAGCCGCTCCGCTGCTAATTTTCCTCAAATTGCGCGACACTGATGTGGCAAAAGGAACCGAGGAAGTGGAAAGCTCCGGCGCTGCATGA
- a CDS encoding Mth938-like domain-containing protein has protein sequence MTDRADKPEKTQPPEQHPTAGSPGTIIKPAYFPGRAPIDAYGNGGFRFAEMSHRGGILALPSGIYGWSAAQPEDVTIERLDRVVAEAEAIELLFLGMGDTGVFPDKQTRQALRDAGVRFEIMSTGAAIRTFNVILAEGRQIAAALLPVETIR, from the coding sequence ATGACGGACCGGGCGGACAAACCTGAAAAAACGCAGCCACCCGAGCAGCACCCGACGGCCGGATCGCCCGGCACTATTATCAAACCGGCTTATTTCCCGGGTCGTGCTCCGATAGACGCCTACGGCAATGGCGGTTTCCGATTCGCCGAAATGTCACATCGCGGTGGCATTCTGGCTCTGCCATCCGGAATTTACGGATGGAGCGCCGCACAGCCTGAGGATGTCACGATTGAGCGGCTGGACCGGGTTGTCGCCGAGGCGGAAGCTATAGAATTGCTGTTCCTTGGCATGGGTGACACCGGAGTTTTTCCTGACAAGCAGACCCGTCAGGCCTTGCGTGACGCCGGCGTTCGCTTTGAAATCATGTCCACCGGAGCTGCAATCAGAACCTTCAACGTAATCCTTGCAGAGGGACGGCAAATTGCTGCAGCCCTGTTGCCGGTTGAGACTATTCGATGA